In Danio rerio strain Tuebingen ecotype United States chromosome 9, GRCz12tu, whole genome shotgun sequence, the genomic window atattaaaattcaacctatcattctttttgtttaggcCAACTTCACCTGTCAAGACCACCACTAGGTACAGTTACAGCTAACAAATCCTGATAAAAATAATATGTCAACAGATTCCTGGTCTATAAAAAGTTGTCTACTCTTAGaacatttaaactattttaattacaGCATCAAAACCTTCACCAAGGAGGATGTTTCACCAGctaaattaacaacaacaacaacctacACCACAAAGAGGTGGGAGCTTGAAGTCATTTCAAACTTTCAGtatttacaatataattaaaggaatagctcacgcaaaaaggaaaattctgtcaccatttattCATTCTCATTACTCATGAACTTGAACCTTGAGACTAAAATGTTGATccctatatatttttgtgtgtctaAAGTGACTACAAGACTGAAGTGGCTACTGTGAAGTCATCAAAGGACATCATTGATATGTGAGTATCATAAATCACTGCTTCACAACTGATGACTCATGAATTGAAAAATGGGGTAAATGGTAATATGGGACATTAAtatgcatagatatatacactagatctCGCATAGGGTCCTTGAGCATACGTCAATAGTGccaccacattggtacagtgctcccaagacaaatgtcattcaaccgcactattcaagacagtgttattacatgaagatgcgggactttagagctgtctacgggtgtagtaacgagtaaacaaagaaaacaaagcacaaaggaagaacatttcataggtaagattaagtttttttctgtttttgtatgttctgaacttttgtgctaatcaggtaacgttattgatgataacagtcacttactgcattcaccataaggcaaagcagctccaactcgcactgaacactcggcttatgctagttttgttgaataaaatcagcaaacattgcaaaagaaatatgacaacgagatgctgcgctgccagaaacttgtattattgtcggctaacgttagtgaaagagtcgttcgggggattcattcacaaacgaattgctccctccgtcagtatgagaagtgaaagcaggagaagaggaggtgtgtttcaggacacggattagatcaaatttaacagggagggtggatagtacatttctctacacacaaacacaagctttttgtcagaaatcaatgtagaaaagtgatgtgaaattataattttcgtaattagaaaaaaaattacatcctaacatccaggaaaactcccgatcatagatatatgtgtatatgtgtatatctctggctttggatggccacagtccttcactgtaccttggtctcgcattcatttcaaaggagcgctaccctgtagcaagatggcggcgctattgacgcattccgtccaatagacaacaataagccaggcgacatctaatgtatatatctatgattaaTATGCATGGCCAAGGCTGCATTTGATTGGCCACATTTCATACTGAAGAATATAATTCATATTATAACAATGACATTTGCCCCCTTATTTCTAAGTTTATCTAAgcttatataaacatatatgtccTTTTTGAAAACAGTCActtctttacattgttttctataAGTTATTTGATGCACataatcaacataggctcattctgaaaacgtacattgtgtttaaaagacaaaagaagatactttaaagaatgttTGAATCCAGGAACCActaacttccatagtatgaaatacaaatactgtggaagttaatggttataggtttccaaCGTTCTTCAATGTATGCTCTTTGTGTAAATAACAGGGGAAAAAACAGACTTTTcatttaatacatacagttgaagtcataattattagatgcctttgatttttaaatatttcctaaatggtgtttaacagagcaaggacattttcacagtatgtctgataatattttttcttctggaaaaagtcttatttgttttattttggccagaataaaagtttaaacttttaaattttattttatttttttttactatttaaaatttattagcccctttatactgtatattttttaatagtctacaaaacaaaccatcatcatgcaataacttgcctaattaccctaacctacatAGTTAACCGAATTAAATCagttaacctttaaatgtcactttaagctgtatagaagtgtcctgaaaaatatctagtcaaatattgtttactgtcatcatggcaaagataaaataaatcagtttattaactcggaaatgagttattaaaatgtttaaaaatgtgttgaaatttttattttccgttaaacagaaatagggggaaaaataaacaggagagcTAAAAGTGTAatgacacattttaaataatgaggatttaatttacttaaaaaaaaaataaatcaatagttttctagtactgggttgaggctggaagggtatactgcataaaacatatgccagagtagttggcggttcattccgctgtagtgacccctgataaatatgtgactaaactgaaggaaaacgaatgaatgaatgaataatgtacagtaactttaaatgtaaatccaaattaaattacaatccagtatgtactgtatgtgctgtagtatttgtatgttttagcacactctcagaaataaaggtacaggagctgtcactggggcagtaccttttcaaaatatacatatttgtacccaaagagtccacagtagtacctcaaaggtgcatattagtgccgaaatgtacctaaaaagtacctttgaggttccattatggacccttcaggtaaaaatatgtatcttttaaaaaggtattgCCCAAGTGACAGCCcctatacctttatttctgagagtgtactaaaacatacaaatattaaagcacatacagtacatactggATTGCTATTTAATTTTAACTGACAGcccctgtacctttatttctgagagtgcatgtaataaaaaaacaccaaaataagTGCATGTTAGAACACAAAAATGGTTTAATGTACgcgttaaaataaaaatttaaattaaataattaactttcATTAAGCAAACTTAAGTTGCAATACACTTTTTATAAGCCctgtttttaaatgtacttttaaaatgagatttaaaatacattacaatCACCATAAGATTAAGGGACATTTTGCATATTTTGGGATATTTCAGTATATTGTAATCCTAAAATACACCTAAAACGCTGTAGTAAAATTTCAAAATTCAATATGCTCAAAATAGTCCCTTAATTCTGTTGGAAGATGCttttagtttgttgttgttttttaaacttaaacctatcttttttttgtttttgtttagaccAGCTTCACCTGTGAAGACCACAACAAGGTACAGTGGTTCTTAATTACAGATTTCCAACAAGCCTGAAATAATCAGACCATTCTCTATTAACCTCTTATTAATCTCAATGTTAGCATCAAAACCTACACCAAGGAGGATGTTACATCCCCTAAAACAACACCATATTCTGTGCGCTCCACAAAGAGGTGAGAGATCCTTAAAGAAAACTTCATGCTCAAGTCATTGCAAGACAAAGAGCCTCACTGAATGTTTCTCCACAGCTCTAAGGACTTTCTGTATGATACTCCTACTAAAACGTCAATCAGGTATGCGGTATCTAAATGACTCAGTCAACATTCTAAGAAACGGTATTATTTTTCATCACATTCTCAGCAGGCCACAGGATTGTGTAGTTCCGccactgaatatgtaaagcatttatttaaaaaaaacaaaaaaatgtattttttttcccaaagtgACTACAAGACTGAAGTGGTTACTGTAAACTCATCAAAGGACATCGTTGACATGTGAGTGTcatatataatctttttttttttttttttttttgctgtttctgcacagaatttcataagaaaaaaataaaataaacttcttAACTAAGATCCTTAATAATATatggtttacaatgcaaatccaattagaatcacttgtaaataaagatacAGATCTCTCATATAATACAGTACATCCACTAAAAGgttaagaaaatattattttacaaatgtaagtccatgcaaatcaaatgaacatttacacATTCAGTAGTCCTGCTGAAATGAACATAAAAAATGCTATAAATATACACAGGtgaagttattagccccttcCCCTCTAATTattaactaggttacttaggttaactaggcagtttagggtaattaggcaagttattgtatggcTTGTtctgatggcttgttctgtagattatctgaaaaaaaaagcttaaaaggctaataatattgaccttaaaaaatgagttaaaattagtaactgcttttattctggctgaaataaaacaaataagactttctctataagaaaaaatattatcagacatactgttaagtTAATACATTTGCATAAGTAAATACATAGATTGAATTATGCGCTCAAAattctgtggatttatgtgggCACAAATGATAACTTACATCAATAAAAATACATCAGTAGacataaaatagcaaaataaagtCCTGTATAGAAACATAGACATTtgttggaaaataaataaattgtttatgtaACTTTTATGAAAAAAGTGCACTTCTGCATACTGTACAGTACTTTCAAAAAGAGCTCTATTTATGGAAGTAATATTGTTAgtaattattatgaattaattaagtATTGTTAAGTTGAAACTGAATGTAATGTTTTCAGACAGTTAATTATATTAAAGTTACaattaatgaaaatgtattacatGTAGAAGAACTTTATAAGTATTGTTGTCCTGCTTAAGgaattaattacatattttttttaaattttgtcttGTGTCTTTGAAATATGATCAAAGAAACTACTGAATGTACCAAAACCATTATTTTTAGTCATATTTAGTTTCTTGTTTgcaatttaaatttaaactagCTTGTTATTTACCTAACTACGTTTATATAATGATATATTTGAaagattttaacaatttaattttattaattacatttcatACTAAATGTAAGTTtccataatataataaagtaaattaTGTAATCAAACTATAATCAAGTGGACTTGTATGTAAGTAAAAACACATCGAATTAaagattattaaaacaaatttgtTGAATACATACTTTTAtctttataaaaaatgtttaaaatgtttaactctctGTTCCTTGGAGGTAAAGTTCACCCTAAAATCTCAACTCAAGTGGTTCCAGACCTTTAAGAGTTTCCTTTTCTGTTtgaacaaatgaaaatattttgaagaaagctgaaaacctgtaaccattttcTATAGTAagaaagtcaaatattattaaactcgatggttacaggttttcaacctttttcaaaatataatcttttaatcttgttcaaaagaagaaagacatttttgggtaaactatccttttaagttgggattaaatttattatttattattattaaatttagtataatatatatatatatatatatatatatatatatatatatatatatatatatatatatatatatatatatatatatatattttactgagTATTGTATTTTAGAATGTACATTTTGATTTGAGATTTAAAATACTGTTGAAATCacaattattaaaccccttttttcttatttaaatatttaaaatgtttagcaGAGCtgaacataatattttttcttttagagaaagtttcatttgttttattttggctagaataaaagtttaataACTCTGTGTTTAACTGTACATTACATGTCAACATTCCATTAAATGAATTTTTTCACAACAGTACTACTACTaatgtttgcatattttttagatagttttaaatattttaatcctaaAATACATCTCTCACAATGTTTCAAATCCACCCTACCCTAAACTGTCTCAAAATTCTGTCACTGTTAAATTGGTTTACTGTTTTTTAAACCCAATACTTTACTTCTTTATGTTTAGACCAACTTCCCCTGTCAAGACCACGACAAGGTACAGTAATTCTTGATTTCAGATTCATGACCACCATCAATTACTCAGACTGCTCTTTTAAAGGGCAAAACTGAAAAATCATCGTCGGCTAACCTTTCACttttcacaaacctgtttgagtttctttcttctgtcaaacacaaaagatgataatatgaagaaagctgaaaacctttaaccTTTGAATTctatagcatttattttttccaACTATGGAATTCAATCATAACCAGTTTTCAGCTTGATTGATTGGTAGAATACTGATCTGacgtttgtgtgtatgtgtgtgtgtgtgtgtgtgtgtgtgtatatatggttcttgaatctgattgggtgatagccgtgtgatattctgccagtaacagcacttgtCCAGCCTCTGCaaccttcacccttgtgtattactccccccacatacagcaacaagcagagtaCACTCTACAGTTTgccaaatattgctgctgttgggcaacataatgtacttttaaggattttttgttgttgttgagaatgtagttgtttaaattgcaactatgccgattattcataaggatagtgcctattttcaaTTATTCATAATATTTGAGAGACAGCGCGtcagcggccattagcctgtctttggAGACAGTCCTTGCTTCAGCCCGCAGCTTAATGACATAGTTGACAATGGATTACACCTCcacaaccctgaacccaaccgtcacagtagcatggcCGCTACtttagtgggcggtacaaggtctGCTATGTAGTTGATGATtacctacacctccccctaccctaaacccaaccgtcacagtagcatTGGAGCTACCTTAGTGGACCGCTACGTAGTTGACGATCGACTATGTCATCAAGCTGCGGGCTGCAGCAAGGAAATCTTGTGTCTTTGAGCAACGACGGTTAACGAAGTTCATCGATAAGCCCTAAGAGAAAAACtgtgtaatttcaaactacagctgatcaaatcattattaaacagataaaagattttctaagtcgatctctctcttatgtatgctgtagtgctgtatttataccatagtaatattatgatctcccgattgcaacagagaaatactggggaaTCTTTGTACAATGAGATGGCATTTCAttctgttcagccttataatcttaaaatatgagcaaaatcacctgttttgtcatcactttagacattacgctaaagAGTCATTCaaaaactacatatatatatatatatatatatatatatatatatatatatatatatatatatatatatatatatatatatatatatatatatatatatatatatatgagcaatatcacacaagtagcacaCAAAATAGCACTATAATTGAAATAGGTTTAACTGTATTGTTGTGTATTGTCCTTgtacaaataaactaaactaagagctttcttcaaaatatcttcttttgaatcAATTAAGGAAGTGTAAATCgtgacaaaattttcatttttgggtgaactattcctttaacatcTTATTAATTCCAGCTATAGCATCAAAAGCTACACTAAGGAGGATGTTTCGCCAACTAAAACAACATCGGATTCCATCCGATCCACAAAGAGGTGACGTAAAATTCCAACTACACTCCCTAAAATATTTTCAGTCACTGTAAAACAAAGAGCATCACTAAATGTCTCTCCACAGCTCGGAGGATCTTCTGTACGATACTCTCATACCGCTGTCAATCAAATCAACTAACAGCAAACCTGACAGCAGGTATGTTGCATTTGCACATTTATAAGGTGTGAACCCCTTTTGTGATGAGTTTGACATTTGCTTTGGCTTTTAAGTAGTTTAACCAGTCTTACGGCTGACTGGCTTAAAGCAGGCATACAGTTGTATTTAAGCTCTTTCATGACTTTTCATTAGAGCTTCCCTCTCAGCACAGCAGTGTTTGTAATATGGATTTTTATGGTTCTTACAGTCGTGAGGATTTGTCATCCTCCAAAACTGTCAGAACCGTGTACTCAACAATTGACAGGTAGGAAAATGTTTATTATTCAAGCTTCTTTTGCTTAAAAGTCATTTATTGTACTCTTATATATCTTTTTTTGAATAAATAGAAATGAGTGGAGTACAGACTTAAGTCCTTCTTACACCAGAACGTCATacacagaaagcaggttatgatgcatttttggcatttaaaaacaTCACACACCGCATTTAAACAATGTTGATTAAATGAGACCAGGTTTGTTGATTTGGGATTGTTTTTTATCCCCACACAGGCCTTTTGAATACATGTCGGATTCTCTCACATCAAAAACTACTACGACTGTGTACTCATCACCGGAAAGGTATGGAGGCGGAAATAGTTTTCATTTAATTAAGTTATGCGTATAGTGCACATTTGAAATGCATGTTGTTTTGTTGCAGGAAAGTAAATGCGAAGGACATCTGCACATATTGCAATCAAAGCATGTACACAGATGAAAAGTTTATCTTGGATGACATGAACATAAACTGTCATGCAAGATGTTTCAAggttagttattattattattattattattattattattattattaatgaaaatataCATAATTTATTATCAATCACATAGGGTTCATTAGAAGTTTGAAGGCTTTGTTTTCcatcttaattttattttgaaagtttTCTTTTGTGGTTTtcagaaattttatttttaaaaaatatctataaagattttttttggtgtttgttattttattcattatttttgttttgtttatttaatcacaaaagatcaatttaaaataatatatgtatttgCATCTCATATATTTTCAAGTGTCAtggttttagagaaaaaaaaatgtatatatgagTTTCAAATATGTTATAAACTATAATGgttttcataaatatttttaatatatatttgtattttctaacaaaatattggtaattatttttattattattattattattattattattattattattattattattaatgatgatgaatatttaaatatttgttgtcCAAAATATTTTACCATCTCTAACATAGGTTTCATTAGAAGTTTGAAGGCTTTTATttcctttgtttgttttcttttgttaaaaatattgtttatgttttgttgttttttatttgtttatttatttttttatttaattacagaatgttaatttcaaaataatatatgtatttgCATTAATGCTATTTTCAAGTAACATGGTTTTAGTGTTATGTTGATAAATATGCATAAATGAGTTTTAAATAAGCTACTTATAAactataattgttttaaatatatatttaaatgtttatttgtattttgtaactagtcgtatttattgttattattattattgttattattattattgttattattattattggtattattattattattattattattattattattagtcccagtactgggaaaacatatgcaggataagttggcggttcattccactgtggtgaaaaAGGGACTAAACCTATGGAAaaggaatgaattattattattattattattattattattattattattattattataattaatgagTATATAATTAtgtgttgtcaaaaatattttagCATCAATGACAGGATTCAAAAGAGGTTTGAAGGCGTTTAttcttttgctttttattttcatttgaaagttttttttttttttatcattttagttATTTGTTACgttttaacatttcatttattcatttctttgtttattttttccaatcTAAAATCTCAAACAATGTATGTATATCATTTTATTTGCTCTAACTTTAATGCTATTTTCAACTGACATGGTTTTAGTTTTATGtacaaagtatatatatataagtttataaCTTATAAGTTATAATAAGTTATAAGATAAGCTATCAACTATAATGATTTTCATAAATATTTGTtatgaatatttgtattttctaataaaatatttgtatatttattattattattattattattattattattacttaactAATTATACATTTTGCCAAATTACAAAATTGAATTTAGGTATTCACTGtttatgaaaacattatgaatacaataggaataataataaaaaaaacatttaaatgttttagtttagttttaacattaaattatgTGTTAAATATTTCAGAATCAGTTGATATGTATGaatgattttttgtttgtttttgttttgtttttggttcttTAGctgaatgtttgttttatttttcatcattttaatagtttatataaaattgtttatttagttttaaccTTCAGGATTAATATAAACTGAAAGATATATATCTTATATGTAGGCTAtatctttttcagtttattataaTCCCGAAGGTTAATCTAAAGTATTACatgtaaatcattttattttctttaatgttacttttaagtaaaactttttcttcttcttttttttacgttttatcTATAATAgatatttcataaatattttattaatatttctttttttttgtatgtatgtatgtatataatatgtataatataaacaTACTCATGTATGATCTTTATTGTTAGTGTGGGGTGTGCAATACTTCACTGGGAAACCTGAGGGCTGGGGACAGCCTGTGGGTTTACCAGTGTGCGATTCACTGTGCAAGCTGCTTTGGTGTCACTAAGAGTAAGAAAACTCGATACAACTACATTTTTCAGTATTCTGAAACAAATAGTCAGTATGCTTGGCTAATAaaccaaaatgtattttaaacaaaagcatatgtttttgttttacagaCAAATGGATGCGCTGAAACAGTTCCCACTGAAGAAGTGAGCTAATGAAGGAGATGATGGCAAATGTGATAAAACTGCCTATACACTGATTAGACATGGACACGGGTCATTCGATTTATGGTGGTGGACTTCTATCAGATAGAGTTTGGGGTTTATTCATTGTAttaatagatatttatatacttatacaATTACCAATACTAATAGGACTATTTTAAAggaaaaataacattattttcatatattttatgaCTGTATTAAATGCAGAAACACATTTGTTTACATCTGAATGATTTTTATCAGTCAGATCTGGTTAAGCATCATTCCAGTTAGCCTGTCTCTACTGTGCAATTTGCATGTGCTTGTGCTTGATGTATTTAAGGAAGTATTTCTATTAAAGAGAACTGAACATGCTCTGATCAAGGCATCTTATGTCTTATGACAGGATTCCTATGGGGATACAAATAAAGAGCTAAAGTTAGCTTGAACCTGAGAGACTTTGCTTATATAATAGGGTTTTGGACCTAAAAATATGATTTCAACTATATGACAACTACTAGAACAACAAACCCTTGATActcaaatacacttca contains:
- the scel gene encoding sciellin (The RefSeq protein has 2 substitutions compared to this genomic sequence); its protein translation is MSFTGKSNSQSGTTSSTGSINPVNESKKKTSLLKDNSWIKSNVNEDQKVEQETNFGKTVLSRYKSNESLTSPQDKTSKTETKTTTVTTSPGSSVQALSKRFGGSQDKLNETRTPLNKPSVKSLPRTSTTSTTTTVKNGTKTTETTVTTTKQDVVKSSTKLETVIDRNPADSSTRRTGDYKTTRQEDITVKSSKDTVDGPSSPVKTTTSIKSYTKEDVLPAKTTPYSVQSTKSDSKTEVVTVKSSKTVIDTIKTYTKEDVTSTNTKRPTSPVKTTTSIKTFTKEDVSPAKSTTTTTYTTKSDYKTEVATVKSSKDIIDIPASPVKTTTSIKTYTKEDVTSPKTTPYSVRSTKSSKDFLYDTPTKTSISDYKTEVVTVNSSKDIVDIYSIKSYTKEDVSPTKTTSDSIRSTKSSEDLLYDTLIPLSIKSTNSKPDSSREDLSSSKTVRTVYSTIDRNEWSTDLSPSYTRTSYTESRPFEYMSDSLTSKTTTTVYSSPERKVNAKDICTYCNQSMYTDEKFILDDMNINCHARCFKCGVCNTSLGNLRAGDSLWVYQCAIHCASCFGVTKNKWMR
- the scel gene encoding sciellin isoform X1, whose translation is MSFTGKSNSQSGTTSSTGSINPVNESKKKTSLLKDNSWIKSNVNEDQKVEQETNFGKTVLSRYKSNESLTSPQDKTSKTETKTTTVTASPGSSVQALSKRFGGSQDKLNETRTPLNKPSVKSLPRTSTTSTTTTVKNGTKTTETTVTTTKQDVVKSSTKLETVIDRNPADSSTRRTGDYKTTRQEDITVKSSKDTVDGPSSPVKTTTSIKSYTKEDVLPAKTTPYSVQSTKSSENLTPTSSIMTTNTKPEISDSKTEVVTVKSSKTVIDTPASPVKTTTSIKTYTKEDVTSTNTKRPTSPVKTTTSIKTFTKEDVSPAKLTTTTTYTTKSDYKTEVATVKSSKDIIDIPASPVKTTTSIKTYTKEDVTSPKTTPYSVRSTKSSKDFLYDTPTKTSISDYKTEVVTVNSSKDIVDIPTSPVKTTTSYSIKSYTKEDVSPTKTTSDSIRSTKSSEDLLYDTLIPLSIKSTNSKPDSSREDLSSSKTVRTVYSTIDRNEWSTDLSPSYTRTSYTESRPFEYMSDSLTSKTTTTVYSSPERKVNAKDICTYCNQSMYTDEKFILDDMNINCHARCFKCGVCNTSLGNLRAGDSLWVYQCAIHCASCFGVTKNKWMR